From Apium graveolens cultivar Ventura chromosome 9, ASM990537v1, whole genome shotgun sequence, the proteins below share one genomic window:
- the LOC141686415 gene encoding uncharacterized protein LOC141686415, with protein sequence MNDGSLVKPASNTALYAFWHRCNDMVLSWLLNSISNDIRDIVVYFSTAQEIWDDLSVRFSQGNVPRIFQLKKELTALTQGSMSITAYFTKLRTLTDELNALSPIPKCICPQNSCTCGVNGKLEAYEQLNNLSQFLMGMNDVFTSKRGQMLMMQPLPTLSQAYSLLLQEENQRTSPPCSVVKTWL encoded by the coding sequence ATGAATGATGGATCGTTAGTGAAACCTGCTAGTAATACGGCTCTGTATGCGTTTTGGCATCGTTGCAATGACATGGTATTGTCATGGTTGTTAAACTCAATTTCAAATGATATTCGAGATATCGTTGTTTATTTCAGCACTGCACAAGAGATTTGGGATGATCTATCAGTTAGATTTTCTCAAGGAAATGTTCCCAGAATATTTCAACTTAAGAAAGAGTTAACAGCTCTTACTCAAGGATCTATGTCTATCACTGCCTACTTCACCAAGCTGAGAACTCTCACAGATGAATTGAATGCTTTATCACCTATTCCTAAGTGCATTTGCCCTCAAAACTCTTGTACTTGTGGTGTTAATGGAAAACTAGAAGCTTATGAACAGCTTAACAATCTCAGTCAGTTTCTTATGGGGATGAATGATGTGTTTACGAGTAAAAGGGGTCAAATGCTCATGATGCAGCCTTTACCAACCTTGAGTCAAGCCTACTCACTTTTGCTTCAAGAGGAAAATCAAAGAACTTCTCCTCCTTGTTCTGTTGTTAAAACATGGCTATGA